From the Actinomycetota bacterium genome, the window AAGTCGACGCGCTGGTCAACGACTACCGCAAGATCCTGCTCAACCTGCCCCCCATGCCCCCCGAGCAGGTGCCCGGGCACGTCACCGACCGCCTCGCCGAGCTCACCACCCCAGACGGCGATGCGCGCCACCACATGCTCGCCCAGGCCAACGAGATCAGCCAGAACGCCGGCCTGTCCTTTGTTCCTGTGCTGCGCGGCACCCCGCACACCGCCCTGCTCAGCGACCCGGTCCGCGACGGTGACAGCTGGGTGACCACCGGCTGTGTCGCCGTCGACGGGCAGCTCACCGACGTGGCCACCGGCCGTCCCGGCGAACTCGACCCCTTCACCACCACCTACACCAAGGTGGCCCTGCGCGCCGTCCCCGACCTCGACGGCGGCGGCTGGCTGCTCGACGAGTACACCCCGCCCGACGACCCCGAAGCGGCCTACGCCAAATGCGTGCCGCCCGACGTTGCCGACCAGATCGAGATCAACTGGCAGGCCCTCGTCCAAGCTTTCGACGATTGGGCCCGCCGCGGCCGTCCCGGCAACGACCTGGGCCGGCTCGCCGAACTCACCACCGGCCAGCTGCTGGCTGAGCTACGCGAGTCGCCCGGCGACTACGTGTACAGCTTCGACCTCGCCCAGGCCATCCGCGGCCACGAGATCGTCTCGGCCACACCCGCACATGTGACCAGCGAGAACTGCTTCGTCGCCCCCGAGCAGCCTCCCGCCTTCGAAACGAACATCTGGCAGCAGGTCGACGGCGAATGGCTGCTGGCCAGCACCGAGACCACCCACCCCGATGAGCCCGACGCCCCGGAGAACCACCGATGCTTCGCCGGCTGACCATCCTGGCCCTCACGGTCGCCCTCGCCGCACTCGCAACGCCCGCGTCGGCCGACGGGCACTGCCGTAACACGCAGCGCCAGGGTAAAGACAGCGCCGGTCTAGTTGAGACCTGTGACCCGCACACCCCGAAGCAGACCAGCCCTGTCGCCCCCCGGAAGGGGCCGGTCGTGACGTGCACCCCCCGGGGTGGCGGGTCCGAGTTCAGCCCGTCGCGGATCACGGAGCATGCGGACGGGTCGGTGTGGCTCTCGGTGCCACACAACTGCTCGGACGGCACCACCCAGAGGCGCCGAACCTGCGTCGACAACTGCCCAGTCGGCGCTGCCAGGACAGGCACGACGGTCCCGGGGCTGCGGCTGGAGGCTCTGGCGAAGATCGACCCGCCCCTGCCGGGTATGCGGCACAGCTTTGACCGGCCTGCCGCCAACGGGCAGATCAGGGCCATCGTGCTGGCGGAGACCTGGTGGTGGTCGGAGGGGTCGTACGATCCGGTCGTGGTGCGGGCCGAGGACGGCCCGTTGTGGGTACAAGTGACCGCAACACCGGGGTCGATGACGATTGACCCGGGGGACGGCTCGCAGCCGCTGGTGTGCCCGGCCCCGGGGGTGGCGTATAACCGCCACGCGTCCTACTACGACCAGATCCCCGGTGAGCGGCGCGGGGCGTGCGTGCACGTCTACGGGCAGACGTTCAATGAGGTCACGGCGACGATGGCCGTGACTTGGACGGTCACGTGGGAGGGCTACTCGCCGTCGCAGGGCAGCGTCGGTGGGACGCTGGCGCCGATGGTGCGACGCCAGCAGGTGTCGTTCCCTGTGCGCGAGATCCAGTCGGTGATCGTCTACTGACGAAGGCGGCGAGATGAGCTCGACACTGCGGACCCGGGTCGGCGGGGCGGCGCGGCTGGTCGGGATCCTGGCCGGGCTGGCGACGCCACCGGTGTTGCTGGCCACAGTGATCGGCGACCCGTTGCCGGCGTGGCCGGTCGACTGGGCGGCGGCCGTGGCGGCGGTGCGGGCCGGGATGGTGGCGTCGTCGGTGTGGGTCGATGTCCTGGCGTTTGTGGCCTGGACGGTGTGGGCGGTCTTGCTCGCGATGCTGGCCCTGGAGGTCGTAGCGGTCGTGCGTGATCGGCCGTCGCCGGCCGGTGTGCCCAGCTGGGTGCGGTGGCTCGCGCAACTGCTGGTGTCGGGCGTGCTAACCGTGGCCGGGCCGCCCCAACCCGTGCTGGCTGCCGCGACGGCCGGGACGGGGGTTCCGGTGGCCACGGCGAAGCCGACCGTGCCAGGGCCCACGTCGCCGGCGTCGCCGGCCGACGGCCGGCTGGTGACGGTGGGGGAGGGCGACTCGTGGGCCGGGCTGGCCGCCGACGTGCTCGGCGACCCGTCGCTGGGAGGCGCACTGCGCAACGCCAACATCGGCCGTCAAGTCGGCCACGGGCACACGATCGCCGACGACACCGCCTTCGTGGAGCCCGGCTGGCAGCTGCTGGTGCCGGCCGCATTGGACGTCCAGTCCGTCGATCCGCCGGCACCCTCACCCGCTGCCGGCGAGACCAGCCGGCACCAGGCCGGAGACGTGGTCGAGGTGCAGCCGGGCGATCACTTCTGGTCCATTGCCGAGGACACCCTGGCCGGCGAGCGCGGTCGGACCCCCACCGATGCCGAGACCGCCGACTACTGGCGCGGCCTGGTCGACGCCAACCGTCACCGGCTCGCACCGCCGCACGACCCGGATCTGATCTACCCCGGCGAGCATTACGTGCTCCCGCCCGCCGACGCCGAGACCACCGACGCCGCCGCAGCCGAGCCGAGCGACCCGCCTCCCGACCTGCCTGCCGCCGCCGGGACCGACGGTGCGCGTGCGGCCGCCGACACCATGGGGCTTTCCGGCCCCACCGACCAGCAGGACGAGGGGCGCGTCGAAGACCCCACCTGTGCGGCCCAAGATGTGCCTCACCTGAATGGCACACCGGATCTGGCCGGCCCGCCGCCGGGGCGTCCTTTGCCCCAACCCGGCCAGGCCGCCCCGCACGCCGGCGCCCACCCCCGCCCGACGGTGGCCTCAACCGCGGCGGCGGTCCGGTCGGCCGACAAGGCGCACGGATACGGCACTGCGGCCAGGGTGGTGGTCTTCGCGGGGTTGGGAATCGCGGCCGCCGGGGTGATCGCGGTGCTTCGCCGGCTGCGTACGGTTCGGCTGCGGCGGCGTCCTCCCGGAACGGCTCCTTCCCCACCGCCGCCCACCGGCACCGAACGGCAGCTGCACGCGGCCGCGGATCCCGACACCGTCTACGCCATCGACCGGGTGCTGCGCGACCTGGCGTCCAAGCTCGACCCTGAGGCGCCACCGCAGATCGTCGGGGTGCACTACACCGGCCAGCAGCTGACCGTAATGCTCGAACAGCCGGCCCCCCCGCCCGACGGCTGGCAGGCCCCCAGCGACCTGGAGTGGATCCGCCGGCTCGACGAAGTCGACCAGGCCACCCTGGCGGACGCCGCTCACTATCCGGGGCCGCTACCCACCCTGGTTACCATCGGCCACATTCGCGAAGCAATCCTGCTGCTGCACCTCGAGCAGCTGACGGTCACCGAGCTGCACGGCCCGCCCGATCAGGTGGCTGACATCCTGGCCACCATCGCCGTTGAGCTGGCGACCTCACCGCTGGCCACCGACGTGCGGGTCGTGTGCGTCGGGTTCGGTAGCGAGCTGGCCAGCCTAGATCGCATCGACGTCGTCGACGTCGACGACTCGAGCCGGCTGCTGGACGACCTGGCGGATCTGGTCGACGAGACGCTGCCGCTGGCCGCGGCCCGGCCGGCCACCGCACCAGCTCTGGCCGGCCGCATCGACGGGGTCGCCGACAGCTGGATTCCGACCGTGGTGCTTGACCCTGTCGGCGCGGTTGCCGCGGAGGTCGCCGAACTGGCCCGGCGCATTCCCCACGCGGGACTGGCGGCGGTGGCCGGCAACGTCACGCTGGACGCCGACTGGCAACTTGAGGTCGACGCTGACCGCATCCGTATCCGCCGGCCCGACCAGCTGGCGGATCTGACACGTCAGCGCACCAGCCTCACAGCCGCGCAGGTCGCCGACATCGGCCGGCTCATCGACCACGCTCGAAACAGCGACGAGGTCGCCTACCCGGACCTGACCATCAGCCACGAGCCCAACGGCAGCGTCCTCTCAGACCAGCCACCGGCTGCCGCCCAGATCGAACAGGGACCGGTCGAGGTCCACGTGCTCGGGACCGTCCGCATCGACGGCACTGAGCCCTTCCGCCGCTCCCGGTCGGCTGAGCTGGTGGCCTACCTGGCGCTGCACCCGCGCGGGGTCGCCGCCGACACCCTCATGGAGGCCCTGTGGCCGGGCGAGCCGCCCGACAACGACCGGCTCAACCGGGTCACGTCCGACGCGCGCACGACCCTGGACGCTGGACCCGACGGCCGCCGGCACCTGCCCCGCATCGAAGCCGGGCTGTACCGGGTGGCCAACAGCGTCGGCTGCGACCTCCACCGCTTCCACCAGCTGGTCGAGGCCGCCAAACACCAGTGCGACGACCACAAGCGGGCAACGCTGAAGGCCGCCCTCGAGCTGGTCGACGGGGAGCCCTTCTCCGGCACGCGGCCCGGGACCTACAGCTGGGCGCACGCAGAAGGACACGTCACCGCCGCGTGCGTGGCGATCGACGAGGCCGCCCGCACCCTCGCAGAACTATGCCTGGCCGTGGACGACTACGAGGGGGCGCGCTGGGCCGCCACCCGCGGACTGGCCGGCAACCCCGGCTCCATCAATCTGTACAAGATCCGTCTCCGGGTCGCCGGCGCCACCGGCAACCTTCTCGAAGCCGAAGCGGTCATGGCCGAAGCCCGCGCCAAGCTCGCCGAAGACGACGGCCCCGAGTTCACCGACATCCTCATCGACGACCTCACCGACCTGTACAACCAGATCCAAACCGACCGCATCGCCATATAGTCCTGGCCACGCAGCAGCCGGGAATCCCTGCGCCAGGCTTGCGGCGTTGCACACAGCAAACACGAAGTCGCCCCGCAAGGGTCTGCGCGGAGATCGTCGAACTTCCCGGTGAGGCGGCGGGGGAGTGGCAGGCCCCGGGGATGCATCCGGCTACGACCGGGGCCGGCCTCCCAGCACCAAACCCCGGAGACTGGCCGGGCTACTCGCCGGTCTCGCCAGCCCCGGGGTCGCTGGCGTGGTCGCGATCGCCTTCGCGCTGCCGCGTGGCACGCAGTTCGGCTAGCTGCTCGCGAGCTTTGGCGTGGGCGGTGCGTTCCTCATCGAGGGTTGTACGGACGCTGTCGAGGCGGGCTTCGAGGTCGGCGGTGCGTGACCGTTCGCGTTCGAGGTCCTGGCGCGCCTCGGCCAGCTGGCGACGCTCCTCCTCCAGCGCGCCGCGCAAGTCGTCGATCCGGGCTCCCGCCTCCTCGAGTCGCCCGCGAGCGGTGGCGAGCTCGCCGTCGAGCCGGACGTTGTCGACCTCGAGGCGGCTGGCCGCAGCAGCTGAGGTCCGCGCCTGCTCCTCAGCCGTCTGACGGGCCTCATCGGCCCGAGCGCGGGCCAGCTCGGCGTCGCGTCGCTCGCGCTCCGCCTCCGTTGCGTCGCGCCGAGCGGTGTCACGCTCCTCGCCGGCGCGGGTGGCGTCTCGACGCGCTGCGTCGGCGTCGGCGAGCGCTTGGTCGCGCGCGGCCTCGGCGGCCTGTGCCCGCTGCTCCGCCGACTGCTGGGCGGCCTGTGCGGCTTCGGCGGCCGCGGCCGCCTCCGCGCGATGCTCTTCGGAAGCGCGGGCCTCCTCGCGGGCGTCGTCACGCTCGGTCAACGCCACCTCCAGCTGGTCCTCCGCCTCGCGGCGCTGACGATCGGCGATCGCAGCCGCCTCACGCTCGGCGTCGGCGGCGGCCTCGGTGGCGCGGCGGGCGGCTTCGGCGGCGTTGACCTTGGCGTCACGGTCGGCCTTGGCGGCCTCGGCCTCTGAGCGGGCGATGTCCAGTTCCACCTCGGCGCGGTCGAGCAGCTCATCGTCGACGATCTCGGCGATCGTGGTGACGGCGGCGTCGACACTGACGCGGCTGCGGCGTAGCTCGTCGACGGTGGCGCCTACCACGTCGCGCAGCCGCACCGACGGGCCCGTGAAGGGCTGGGACAGCCGCGGGTCGTCCTCGTCGAGTGTGACGCCCGCAGCCTCGGCCTCACGCCGGATGCGTTCGCGGTGGGCGCGCAGGGCATCGTGGCGCACACCGTCGACGTCCCGCTCGCAGTAGATCCGCGGGCGGCCCCCGGGACGGCTCTCAGCGGGGGAGTGGGGACACTCGCTGTTCCAGTGGCCGCCCGGCCAAGCACACCGCGCGGCAGACAGCGTCTGAGCATGCGCCTCGGGGTCGCGTCCGGGCTGATCGCTCATAGGCGGCTCTCCTAGACGAGTTCTGCCGGATTGTTTCATCGCGAGACGTGGAAGTCAACTATGCGACGAAAGTAATGGAAGTAGTGACGAAAGATATAACGATAGGGAAGTACCCCATGGCCGGCGCAACAGAAGCCCGAGCACAGACGCGGTGGGGGACTCCCGCTAGCCGCGCTCCGCAGCTGCGCGAACACGATCGGAAGTCACTCCGAAAATCTCTGACAACGCCGCCCGGTGACGTTCGTCGAGGGCGCGCTCACCACGCTCGATCGCCGCATACAGCGAGCGGGAGACGTCGAGCTTGTCGGCAACCTGACCTTGGGTCAGACCGGCCCATTGGCGCAGGTCGACGAGGGTCGCCTGGTCAGGGTCGACATCCGTCAGCTCGTGCGGTGCGACCCCGAGCAGTGCGGCCAGTCGAACCAACGTCGCTGGCGACGGTGTCCGACCGCCGTGCTCCCAGGCCAGGTAGTTGGTGCGCTCCACACCGAGCAGCTCGGCAACGTGTTCCTGGGTCCACCGGCCCGTGGCGTGACCTGTGCGGGCTCGACGTTCCTCACGTGCGGAGCGCAACCGGCCCGGGTGGAACCCGCGGACGCCCTTCCTCACCATTGCCGGATAGCATACGTGTCGGACCCAGGCGAAAGCGGGCTCTGGCGTGTGGATGCTCGATGACGTCGACGCCGACCAGGTCGAGACGGTGGCCCGAGCATGGGTGGACCGGTTGGGGCTGCGCCCCCGCACCCGGCTGCGCTACCACCGCCACTGGAGCCAGTTCGAAATTCACGCCCGAGACTTGCGCCCGTTGAGTAGCCAGACGCGTGGGAGCTGTGCCCGCGGCAGCGACGCTGGCACACGGCATATCTGGGTTGCAGACCACCCCAGCCGCGAGCAGCTGCTGGAAACGCTCACCCACGAGATCGCTCACGGGTTGATGCCATGGCGGGAAGATCACACCGCCCGATGGCTACAGCTGCATGTGGCCACCCTCGAGGCGTTCACCGGCGCGGCCCACGCAGCCGCGGTCGGTAACGTCGCGGCGGTGCAGTACCACCTTCGGTGAAGCGGGACAATCCTACGGCGAACCGGC encodes:
- a CDS encoding XRE family transcriptional regulator, with the translated sequence MRKGVRGFHPGRLRSAREERRARTGHATGRWTQEHVAELLGVERTNYLAWEHGGRTPSPATLVRLAALLGVAPHELTDVDPDQATLVDLRQWAGLTQGQVADKLDVSRSLYAAIERGERALDERHRAALSEIFGVTSDRVRAAAERG